GGCCAGGCTACCTTCCAGGGCAGCAGCACCGGAACGGGTAACGTGAACCTTACTGCCAGCATCCCTCCGGGCGCAGGAAACAGTGTAGTGGTTAACGTGAATGGTACGGTGAGTCCGTCGTTCCGTGATACGCTCACGAACCTGGCAACGGTAACATCGGCAGAAACAGGAAAAATAGATACCTCTATTGTAAAAACAGGTGTAACGGCAAGACCGGTACTGTCTATCCTGAAATCAGGACCAGCAAGTGCGGTAGCAGGTCAGCCAATAGCTTACCGCATCGCCATCACCAATACCAGCATCAGTGATGCCAGTAACTTCAGTGTTGCTGATGTGGTGCCGGCGGCGATTACGAATGTTACCTGGACAGCCACCACTGCGGGAACAGCGGTGATTAGCAGTCCTGCCAGTGGTACCGGCAATAATATTACACTCACCGGCAACATGCCTACCGGCGCTGGCAACTCCATCGTTATCCTTGTCAATGGTATGGTAGGCCCTACTGTTTCCGGTAACATCACCAATACCGCTACGGTTACACCTTCAGAACCTAATACGGTAGCACAGACGTCTACCGTCAATACCGTGGTGGTAATAGATGCAAATCTTACCGTATCCAAAACCGGCCCGGCAAATATGTACCGCGGTGCTACGGCCACCTACGTGATCAATGTCGGTAATACCGGGCAGAGCGCGGCCATCAATACGCTGATAACAGACAGTATTCCTTCTGCACTGACCAATGTAACCTGGACGGCTACACCGAAAGGCACTGCTACTATTTCCGCAGGGGCCACCGGCTCCGGTAATATGGTGAGCGTAACCGCCACCATTCCGGGAGTAGACAGCAGCAGTGTGCAGATCGTAGTTACCGGAACGGTACGCAGCGATGCTGCTGATGGCACGGTGATCAATATCGCATCCGCTAATTTCAACGGCACCGTTAATTCGGCACCGGTGTTTAGCGTGATCGGTAGCCAGGCTGATGTAGCCATTGGTAAATACGGTACACAACAGGTATACGTAGGACAGAAAGTTACCTACGAATTGTTCCTGGCCAACGGCGGCCCATCTGCTGCAAACGGTACTACCGCACAGGACATGCTGCCGGCCATAGGTAATCCTGTTGTGACCAGTGTAAGAACCGCGAATGGCGCTGCCGCTGTAACGACCTCGATTACGAATAATACACTGAATGCAACGGTAGGTACCTTCCCGCCGCAGGCAGCCGTGTTTATTGATATTGAAGGCACCGCCCTGGAACCAGGGGTATTGAATAATACTGCTACTATCACTGCGCCTCCGGGTGTAACGGACCCTGATCTTTCCAACAATATCAGCAATACCGTTGTTACTACAGTGATTCCAAAAGCGGAACTGGATATCACGAAATCGGTAAGCCCTGGTCCTTATTCTGTTGGTCAGCAGGTGACGTATAGCCTGACCGTTAAAAATAATGGTGTAGAAGGTGTCAACCCTGTTGTGGTGACGGATAGCCTTCCTTCACCGGCATTACTGGGTAATATCACTTACAGTAACCCGCCAAGAGGCACCGTATCGGTTAATGGCCAGAACCTGCTCACCTGGAATATCGGTCTGCTCAATGCAGGTGAAAGCATCACCTGGAGTTATACAGGTACTATTACCGGTAAAGGTGATATCCGAAATGTAGCATATGTAACCGGTCCGCCGGAGGTAAGTGTACCAGATACTGCTGTAGTAGATATTAATAGTGGCAGGTATGCAAACCTGAAAGTAGTGAAACAGCTGAATACCGTTACCGGAATTGAAGTGGGTAAGATGTTGGAATTTGTGATCACGGCCGCCAACCAGGGCCCTGATACTGCAACGGGTGTAGTGATGACGGATGAAATCCAACGCATGCTCGGTGATCCTACCGGTATCATCGCCTCCAGAGGAGCCGCTGTATACGATAACAGTACCCGCACCATCACCTGGACCATTCCTTTCATGGCACCAGGTAATGTGGAAACAGTCACCTTCTCGGCACGACTGATCTCCAGCGACACCATTATCAATACCGCTGTTATCTCCGGTAACGAAACAGACCTTGATCCTTCAGATAATACATCTACCGTAACCAAAAATCCAGGTACACCGGATGATGATCTGTTTATACCAAATGTGGTAACGCCTGATGGCGACGGTAAAAACGACAACTTCGTGATACCGGGCATCGACAAATACCCAGGCTCCACACTGCTGATTTATAACAGGTGGGGTAACCAGGTATACCAGAACAAAAACTATAATAATACATGGAATGGTAAAGACCTGAACGAAGGCACGTACTTCTATATTCTGAAGCTGAACAAAGGTGATGTGCACGTACGTGATATCAAAGGCTGGATCTTACTGATACGCTAAAATTACTATTGACATCAAAATAATCTCCTATGAGCATTAGCTTTAAAGCAAAGGTTGGGCTTGTGATACTGACAACATTTTTATCATTGTCTGCTGACCGTTCACTCGCTCAACAAAACCTGCAGTTCAGTCAATATGTATTTAACATGCTGGCAGTTAACCCTGCGTATGCCGGGTATAAGGAAGACCTGTATGCAAATGCCATTTACCGCAAGCAATGGGTCGATTTTCCCGGAGGACCGCAAACAGGCGGCGTTTCCATTGATGGTGCGCTGGCCTCTTCCCGTGATAACCGCGTAGGACTTGGATTACAGGTGATGTACGATAAACTGGGGCCACAGGATGCCACTTCCATTTATGGGATGTATTCCTACCGTATCCCACTCAACGAAGATGGCGACAAGCGTTTATGCCTGGGTATAGGCGCGGGTTTCACGCAGTACGGCATCGACGGTGCCGCCTTACTGTACAACGACCAGAATGACCCCGCCATTCCTACCGGCCATGCTACCACCTGGGTGCCGGATGCCAGGTTCGGGGTATACTATTATACATCCAAATGGTATGTAGGAGCTTCTGTCATGGACCTCTTCTCTTTATATACAGATGGTTCCCGCTATTACTGGAAAGGCTACCAGTATGAGGTGCTGCGCAAAACACAGCACTTATACGTGAATGGAGGTGTCATGTTAGATCTCTCCGAAAACCTGAAATTCAAACCTTCTATCTTAATAAAAGAAGATTTTAAAGGCCCTACCAACGTAGACCTGACCGCTATGTTCCTCATTGCAGACAGGTTATGGGCCGGCGCTTCCTACCGTACCGGTGTGAAACTCTGGAGCAAACCGGCACTGGCCAGTGACCTGGAGCAGCTGGATGCCGTGAGCGCCATGATACAGTTTAATATCACCTCCCAATTTCGCCTGGGTTATGCATATGACCTGACCATCAGTAAAATGGCTTCCTACCAGAGTGGTTCCCATGAAATTTCCATCGGGTACCTCTTCACCGGGAAAAGACCAAGAGTCACCAGCCCCAGATATTTCTAATAATGTGCATGACATCTTAATCAAGATCTATGAGAAGAATTTCAGTTATACTCTTGCTACTAGCTACTGTAGAAACGGCCGCCGCACAGGAACAACAACCTTTGCGGACGCAGGCCGATATACTGTATGATCAGTATGATTATGCACATGCAGCTTCGATGTATAAACGTATAGCAGCCAAGAAAAAAGATAAAACCCCTACCATCATGCTGGTGAAGCTGGCGGACTGCTACCGCCAGATGGATGATTACCCGGATGCAGCACAATGGTACAGCACCCTGCTTACCCGTAGTGATGCCCCGCCGGAATCCCGCCTCTACTACGCCGATGCCTTGAAAAGCATGGGCCGCTATGATGAAGCCAAAGCAGCCTATTCGCAGTATGCACAATCCAATCCCAATGCAAAAGGTGTACAGACAAGAATAGCCGGTTGCGACTCTGCGAAGATCTGGATGCAAAACCCGCTGAACCCCGGCATCTATAATGTTACCCGGCTGAACTCCTCGCATTCCGACTGGGGCGCGGTACGCTATCCGGGTGGTGTGGTGTTTATGTCTGATACCCTGATGAAAGATAAGCTCAAACCAGGCAGTAAATTCAACAGGAACGATTACGGCCGTACGAACAGGCCTTACTATAACCTTTACCTGGCCGATACCTCCGACCATGGCGGTGTTTACCTGGAAGACTTTTCTCCCGCCTTTAATAAATCGCGGTACCACGTAGGGCCGGCGGCTTTCGATAAATCCTTTACCACCGCTTATGTGACGTTTACTTTCCCGGACAAGAAAATGCCCTCTGAAAAATCGAATACCAGGCCAAGGATCAAATATGGTTACAGGCGCCTGGAGTTATATACCTCCCACCGCGATAACGCCAATAAATGGAGCGACCCGCAGCCTTTCCAGTACAACAAGCCGGATGCCTATTCCCTGGGCCATGCAGCCCTGAGTAAAGACGAAAACGTGCTGTATTTCGTGTCGGATATGCCCGGCGGACAAGGAGGCACCGATATCTGGTACAGTGAGAAACAGTCTGATGGCAAATGGGGCACACCAGTTAACTGCGGCCCGGGCATTAATACCCCCGACGATGAAGAGTTTCCGACCATAGGCCCCGATGGTACGCTGTATTTCAGCAGTACAGGCTGGGCAGGTATGGGTGGCTTTGATATGTTCCGCAGTAGCGGCAGTAAAGGCCAGTGGTCTGCACCGCAGAACCTGCGTTATCCGTTTAATTCTGCCGGAGATGATTTTTATTTGAATGATTATGAAGATGGTAGCGGATATTTCGCCTCTAACAGGCCTGGTGGTATGGGTAGCGACGATATCTATTCCTATAATACTTTGCAAATCATTCGTGAACCAATGGTACCTCCGGCATTGGTAATCCCTTTCATAGGTAAGGTATGTCCTCCGTTGCGTGGTGCCTGCATCTATATCTATAACAGGCAGCGCAATATGGGCTGGTGTTTCCTGGGAGATCCTGACAGGGATATTACCCTGACGCTGGAGAAAGAAACGGATTATGTGGTAAGGATCCTGGAGCCGGGGGGAGCAAGAAGAGATTCAGTAGAGTTCAATACACGTGGCATGAGGGACGGAGAAACGCTGAATAAGCTGATCTGTCCTGAAAGGCCACTGAAAGCAGGTACTAAGTTCATCCTGCAGAACCTGAATTATGATTATGATAAATGGAATATAAGGCCGGATGCAGCCCTGGTATTGGATTCTTTGGCAGATATCCTGAGAGCGCATCCACGACTGGTAGTGAGGCTGGTTGCATATACGGATAGCCGTGGTAGTTCGGCCTACAACCTGCAGTTGTCTAAAAAGCGTGCTGCATCAGCGGTGCAGTATTTGATAGCACATGGCATTGCCAAAAGCAGGATCAGCTCCGCCGGCCGTGGCGATACCAATCTGCTGAACCACTGTAAGAAAGGCGTGAAATGCACCGATGCGGAGCATGA
The Chitinophaga sp. Cy-1792 genome window above contains:
- a CDS encoding type IX secretion system membrane protein PorP/SprF, coding for MSISFKAKVGLVILTTFLSLSADRSLAQQNLQFSQYVFNMLAVNPAYAGYKEDLYANAIYRKQWVDFPGGPQTGGVSIDGALASSRDNRVGLGLQVMYDKLGPQDATSIYGMYSYRIPLNEDGDKRLCLGIGAGFTQYGIDGAALLYNDQNDPAIPTGHATTWVPDARFGVYYYTSKWYVGASVMDLFSLYTDGSRYYWKGYQYEVLRKTQHLYVNGGVMLDLSENLKFKPSILIKEDFKGPTNVDLTAMFLIADRLWAGASYRTGVKLWSKPALASDLEQLDAVSAMIQFNITSQFRLGYAYDLTISKMASYQSGSHEISIGYLFTGKRPRVTSPRYF
- a CDS encoding OmpA family protein, whose product is MRRISVILLLLATVETAAAQEQQPLRTQADILYDQYDYAHAASMYKRIAAKKKDKTPTIMLVKLADCYRQMDDYPDAAQWYSTLLTRSDAPPESRLYYADALKSMGRYDEAKAAYSQYAQSNPNAKGVQTRIAGCDSAKIWMQNPLNPGIYNVTRLNSSHSDWGAVRYPGGVVFMSDTLMKDKLKPGSKFNRNDYGRTNRPYYNLYLADTSDHGGVYLEDFSPAFNKSRYHVGPAAFDKSFTTAYVTFTFPDKKMPSEKSNTRPRIKYGYRRLELYTSHRDNANKWSDPQPFQYNKPDAYSLGHAALSKDENVLYFVSDMPGGQGGTDIWYSEKQSDGKWGTPVNCGPGINTPDDEEFPTIGPDGTLYFSSTGWAGMGGFDMFRSSGSKGQWSAPQNLRYPFNSAGDDFYLNDYEDGSGYFASNRPGGMGSDDIYSYNTLQIIREPMVPPALVIPFIGKVCPPLRGACIYIYNRQRNMGWCFLGDPDRDITLTLEKETDYVVRILEPGGARRDSVEFNTRGMRDGETLNKLICPERPLKAGTKFILQNLNYDYDKWNIRPDAALVLDSLADILRAHPRLVVRLVAYTDSRGSSAYNLQLSKKRAASAVQYLIAHGIAKSRISSAGRGDTNLLNHCKKGVKCTDAEHEVNRRTEVEIIRD